One Electrophorus electricus isolate fEleEle1 chromosome 10, fEleEle1.pri, whole genome shotgun sequence genomic region harbors:
- the cacng8b gene encoding voltage-dependent calcium channel gamma-4 subunit isoform X1 — MVCEKGIQILLTIVGAFASFGLMTVAIGTDYWLYSRAVICNSTANVTQDDPHNKDKKDPGALTHSGLWRICCLEGVKRGVCSQINHFPEDADFDHDGAEYVLRVVRASNIFPILSAILLLMGGVCIAASRFYKSKRNIILGAGILFVAAGLSNIIGVIVYISAALGDISPKKDEDKKWQYSYGWSFYFGGLSFILAEMVGVLAVNIYIEKNKELRCRSRTDIFKSTTHAMLRLPSYRFRRRSRSSSRSTDPSRSRDPSPVGGPPGAKAFGLPPSALLSQGPMSVSTLPNPHSRSHSALPGGDISLYALSRDPKLGALGGLGAPPLYGTVDRATLYQLHNCFTKEGGGGAGGAVVMSGTLPPLKAHNPGAGNSSGGGAVLGNSVAPPLQPPPFSSSTVERERGMSTLDRLGKAESNSNTLNRKTTPV, encoded by the exons atGGTGTGTGAGAAGGGGATCCAGATCCTTCTCACCATCGTGGGGGCGTTCGCCTCCTTCGGCCTGATGACGGTGGCGATCGGCACGGACTACTGGCTCTACTCGCGGGCAGTCATCTGCAACAGCACGGCCAATGTCACCCAGGACGATCCCCACAACAAGGACAAGAAGGACCCCGGAGCCCTCACCCACTCCGGCCTCTGGAGGATCTGCTGCCTGGAGG GGGTAAAGCGAGGCGTGTGCTCACAGATCAACCACTTCCCCGAGGACGCCGATTTTGACCACGATGGAGCGGAGTACGTTTTAC GAGTGGTTAGGGCCTCCAACATCTTCCCCATCCTCAGTGCCATCTTGCTGCTGATGGGCGGGGTTTGCATTGCCGCCAGTCGCTTCTACAAGAGCAAGCGGAACATCATTCTGGGGGCCGGGATCCTGTTTGTGGCGGCAG GCCTGAGCAACATCATCGGTGTGATCGTGTACATCTCCGCGGCGCTGGGCGACATCTCACCGAAGAAGGACGAAGACAAGAAGTGGCAGTACTCGTACGGCTGGTCCTTCTACTTCGGTGGCCTGTCGTTCATCCTGGCCGAGATGGTGGGCGTGCTCGCTGTCAACATCTACATCGAGAAGAACAAGGAGCTCCGGTGCCGCTCGCGCACTGACATCTTCAAGAGCACCACGCACGCCATGCTGAGGTTGCCTAGCTACCGCTTCCGTCGCCGCTCGCGCTCCAGCTCGCGCTCCACCGACCCCTCCCGCTCGCGGGACCCCTCCCCCGTGGGCGGGCCACCAGGGGCCAAGGCCTTCGGACTGCCTCCGTCAGCCCTCCTGTCACAGGGCCCCATGTCGGTGTCGACGCTGCCCAACCCACACTCGCGCTCGCACTCGGCCCTGCCGGGCGGCGACATCTCCCTTTACGCCCTCTCGCGAGACCCCAAGCTCGGGGCTCTGGGTGGCCTGGGGGCACCTCCGCTCTACGGCACGGTGGACCGCGCCACGCTTTACCAGCTCCACAACTGCTTCACcaaggaagggggagggggagcaggTGGGGCTGTGGTGATGAGCGGCACGCTGCCCCCGCTCAAGGCTCACAACCCAGGGGCGGGGAACTCGTCGGGCGGAGGCGCGGTGCTCGGCAACTCCGTGGCCCCACCTCTTCAGCCTCCACCCTTCTCCTCCTCAACGGTGGAGAGGGAGCGGGGCATGAGCACGCTAGACCGGCTGGGAAAGGCCGAGAGCAACTCCAACACGCTGAACAGGAAGACCACGCCGGTGTAG
- the cacng8b gene encoding voltage-dependent calcium channel gamma-8 subunit isoform X2, translated as MVCEKGIQILLTIVGAFASFGLMTVAIGTDYWLYSRAVICNSTANVTQDDPHNKDKKDPGALTHSGLWRICCLEGVKRGVCSQINHFPEDADFDHDGAEYVLRLSNIIGVIVYISAALGDISPKKDEDKKWQYSYGWSFYFGGLSFILAEMVGVLAVNIYIEKNKELRCRSRTDIFKSTTHAMLRLPSYRFRRRSRSSSRSTDPSRSRDPSPVGGPPGAKAFGLPPSALLSQGPMSVSTLPNPHSRSHSALPGGDISLYALSRDPKLGALGGLGAPPLYGTVDRATLYQLHNCFTKEGGGGAGGAVVMSGTLPPLKAHNPGAGNSSGGGAVLGNSVAPPLQPPPFSSSTVERERGMSTLDRLGKAESNSNTLNRKTTPV; from the exons atGGTGTGTGAGAAGGGGATCCAGATCCTTCTCACCATCGTGGGGGCGTTCGCCTCCTTCGGCCTGATGACGGTGGCGATCGGCACGGACTACTGGCTCTACTCGCGGGCAGTCATCTGCAACAGCACGGCCAATGTCACCCAGGACGATCCCCACAACAAGGACAAGAAGGACCCCGGAGCCCTCACCCACTCCGGCCTCTGGAGGATCTGCTGCCTGGAGG GGGTAAAGCGAGGCGTGTGCTCACAGATCAACCACTTCCCCGAGGACGCCGATTTTGACCACGATGGAGCGGAGTACGTTTTAC GCCTGAGCAACATCATCGGTGTGATCGTGTACATCTCCGCGGCGCTGGGCGACATCTCACCGAAGAAGGACGAAGACAAGAAGTGGCAGTACTCGTACGGCTGGTCCTTCTACTTCGGTGGCCTGTCGTTCATCCTGGCCGAGATGGTGGGCGTGCTCGCTGTCAACATCTACATCGAGAAGAACAAGGAGCTCCGGTGCCGCTCGCGCACTGACATCTTCAAGAGCACCACGCACGCCATGCTGAGGTTGCCTAGCTACCGCTTCCGTCGCCGCTCGCGCTCCAGCTCGCGCTCCACCGACCCCTCCCGCTCGCGGGACCCCTCCCCCGTGGGCGGGCCACCAGGGGCCAAGGCCTTCGGACTGCCTCCGTCAGCCCTCCTGTCACAGGGCCCCATGTCGGTGTCGACGCTGCCCAACCCACACTCGCGCTCGCACTCGGCCCTGCCGGGCGGCGACATCTCCCTTTACGCCCTCTCGCGAGACCCCAAGCTCGGGGCTCTGGGTGGCCTGGGGGCACCTCCGCTCTACGGCACGGTGGACCGCGCCACGCTTTACCAGCTCCACAACTGCTTCACcaaggaagggggagggggagcaggTGGGGCTGTGGTGATGAGCGGCACGCTGCCCCCGCTCAAGGCTCACAACCCAGGGGCGGGGAACTCGTCGGGCGGAGGCGCGGTGCTCGGCAACTCCGTGGCCCCACCTCTTCAGCCTCCACCCTTCTCCTCCTCAACGGTGGAGAGGGAGCGGGGCATGAGCACGCTAGACCGGCTGGGAAAGGCCGAGAGCAACTCCAACACGCTGAACAGGAAGACCACGCCGGTGTAG